Proteins from a genomic interval of Microbacterium esteraromaticum:
- a CDS encoding endonuclease domain-containing protein, whose protein sequence is MHPAPLPPGTPRTFTVDEAAARGITPGRLRAKDLSSPFHGARARVPLGKRDALELLLKVIPDRAFLCGITAGAVLGLPLARDDEHDAWGRPRIGVPHDSTRIRRPQVRPHRLVVVDEDIVMADGLPTLSPQRAWIDLSRSQPLGRFVAITDALLRAYPFVTGEELTEISARFVRGRGARLRTRALDLSDVRAESPRESMVRVILVEAGLPRPECNVDIFDNGRFVARVDMLFPEAKLIVEYDGDYHRDPDQWSKDQIRRAELEALGCRVTVVTRRDFDDPTALVTRIRRLLRA, encoded by the coding sequence ATGCACCCCGCTCCGCTTCCGCCCGGTACCCCGCGTACATTCACCGTTGACGAAGCAGCCGCGCGCGGCATCACGCCCGGCAGGTTGCGCGCCAAGGACCTGTCGAGCCCGTTCCACGGGGCCCGAGCGCGCGTGCCCCTCGGGAAGCGCGACGCGTTGGAGCTATTGCTGAAGGTCATCCCCGACCGAGCGTTCTTGTGCGGCATCACCGCGGGTGCCGTGCTCGGCCTGCCGCTGGCGCGGGACGACGAACACGATGCCTGGGGCAGACCCCGGATCGGTGTGCCGCATGACAGCACGCGCATCCGTCGTCCACAGGTGCGTCCGCATCGGCTTGTCGTCGTCGACGAGGACATCGTCATGGCCGACGGTCTGCCGACCTTGTCGCCGCAGCGCGCCTGGATCGACTTGTCGCGCTCGCAGCCGCTCGGCCGATTCGTGGCGATCACCGACGCCCTGCTGCGCGCCTACCCGTTCGTCACCGGCGAAGAGCTCACCGAGATCTCGGCGAGATTCGTGCGGGGCCGGGGCGCACGTCTAAGAACGAGAGCGCTGGATCTCAGCGACGTTCGTGCGGAGTCACCACGCGAGTCGATGGTGCGAGTGATCCTCGTCGAAGCCGGGCTGCCACGCCCGGAGTGCAACGTCGACATCTTTGACAACGGCCGGTTCGTCGCGCGCGTCGACATGCTGTTCCCCGAGGCGAAACTGATCGTCGAGTACGACGGCGACTATCACCGCGATCCCGATCAGTGGAGCAAGGACCAGATACGCCGCGCCGAGCTGGAGGCGCTCGGCTGCCGGGTGACGGTCGTCACCCGCCGTGACTTCGACGATCCGACGGCGCTCGTCACTCGCATCCGACGCCTGCTGCGCGCCTGA
- a CDS encoding quinone oxidoreductase family protein → MARAIVYTEIGTPDVLHLVDIPDPVAAPGEVVVRIEAAGVNPLDAKLRRGARPSPPIVEPRRVGFDGAGVVAALGDGVTGFAVGDRVAITNVLGTYATALSVPVSRLVRLSDGVTMAEGASLGIPIGTAYQCLRSLGVGQGDTLLVHAGSGAVGQAAVQFAALWGATVIATGSPARFEQLRALGAIPVAYGEGLVERVREAAPDGITVALDCIGTDEAIQASLQLVADRDRIATIVRGPDAADFGIRAFSGGSPVPLTEQELAWRDEAVPLAVNLIEAGDLQVELGPELPLAEASRAHELIEQHAARGKIVLVP, encoded by the coding sequence ATGGCTCGAGCAATCGTCTACACCGAGATCGGCACCCCTGACGTTCTTCACCTCGTCGATATCCCCGACCCGGTCGCCGCGCCGGGCGAGGTCGTCGTCCGCATCGAGGCCGCCGGGGTGAACCCCCTCGATGCCAAACTGCGCCGCGGCGCGCGCCCCTCGCCGCCGATCGTTGAGCCGCGCCGTGTGGGCTTCGACGGCGCCGGAGTCGTAGCAGCTCTCGGCGACGGGGTGACCGGCTTCGCCGTTGGCGACCGCGTCGCCATTACCAACGTGCTTGGCACCTACGCCACCGCGTTGTCCGTTCCGGTCTCGCGGCTGGTGCGGCTGAGCGACGGCGTCACGATGGCCGAGGGCGCGAGTCTTGGCATCCCGATCGGCACGGCCTACCAGTGCCTGCGCTCGCTCGGCGTCGGCCAGGGCGACACCCTGCTCGTGCACGCCGGCTCGGGCGCCGTCGGGCAGGCCGCGGTGCAGTTCGCCGCCCTGTGGGGCGCGACGGTGATCGCGACCGGCAGCCCCGCGCGCTTCGAGCAGCTGCGTGCCCTCGGCGCCATCCCTGTTGCGTACGGCGAGGGGCTGGTCGAACGGGTGCGCGAGGCGGCGCCGGACGGCATCACGGTCGCGTTGGACTGCATCGGCACCGACGAGGCGATCCAGGCCTCGCTGCAGCTGGTCGCCGACCGCGACCGCATCGCCACGATCGTGCGCGGACCGGATGCCGCAGACTTCGGCATCCGCGCGTTCTCTGGCGGCAGCCCGGTGCCATTGACCGAGCAGGAGCTCGCATGGCGCGACGAGGCGGTGCCGCTGGCGGTGAACCTCATCGAGGCCGGCGACTTGCAGGTCGAGCTGGGGCCCGAGCTGCCGCTCGCCGAGGCGTCGCGTGCGCACGAACTGATCGAGCAGCACGCCGCCCGCGGCAAGATCGTCCTCGTGCCCTGA